The stretch of DNA TTGAAGCTCCTTGTTATAGTGAAACTcccatttatagtgctatttcacatAAACATGCTACCAGAGACACAGACCAATGAcatcccacctggtcacattttactgacgATTGGTAGGCGCCAtactgaacgctaagcaggagtttGTTTCTTTTAATAGACTGTGGGGAAAACCTCAGGGTCTTCCTCGGTCGGATATAAGCGTTCATCATATACAGATAAGACGGATGACCATGGAAATGACTATTGTTGATGACATATGTTTATTCAATATACGAGCAAATCATCTTTATATATTCTTAAAAGACCATTGTGCAATATATAGTTAAACATTGAACTGCTCTCAGTTAGCAAGAACTGTACAGCtctccagttggcattcatcctCGCAGttattgtataattatttaacaaacaaaacatttgaaacACGGAAATTATCGAACGAGAAGTCCAGGTGTCGGTTTTAATACTATAATTTTACTGACAAGTCTACACATTTATTTTCCGATTATAATTCTTCCGTACTTTATTTGATGATATCCAGGCTGCCGCGTTCGATTGGGATGAAAGTACACAAGGGCTGATACTTAGTTCGTTTTCGTACGGCTACGTCGCCACACAGATACTGGGAGGGTTCCTGGCCACAAAAATTGGAGGAAAGCATATATTCGGCTACGGTGTCCTGGTAACTGCCATTCTTTCCCTAGTTACGCCAGTGGTTGCCGGGGTCGGGACTTGGGCTCTGATTGCTCTTCGGGTGATTGAAGGCTTAGCTGAAGTAGGTATAATTACGTTCCATTTCATCGCATGGTTCTGCAAAACAGGATTGAAACTCATATGACACTTCTTTGACTTGTagacatatatctatatttaatatGGGTAATTTTACGATTCGAGTAATCGTCAAGTTTTAACTCTATTATTACTTAAATGAGATCAAAGAACGTTTTCGGGAGCGCTGTTTGTGATCGTGTTGCTATTTAAAGAACTCCTGTCAAGAACACTAATCTAAAAAATAGAACATTACTATTGCCTATACCTATTGTCTGAAAGATCGGTCTTAGGAACATATCTAAGCTCAGTACCCTCGAtatatcattgatgtttttTGGTGATATTATAGAAAACTGATGATTATGTATCCGCACATATAGAAATACGCAATCCACAGATTGTTTGGGATTTGACGAAAACTAAAATGTTATTTGATTTTAGGGAATGACATTTCCGGCTATATTTGCAATGCAAGGCAAATGGACCCCTGAGATGGAACGCAGTTTTCTACCGATTATCTCAAGCTCTGGTTAGCGTCAGTGTACTTTTTAGGTTTATGTCCTTATTTTTATAGTATAAGTAACATATTTACTAATTCATGAGGTAATTAACCAATCGCAAGATAGTATATAGCCATGTCCATTAAACaatgtttgtattgtttgttgtttttggtTATACGGGTGACTCATGGTGGATGAACAGAGACTTAAAAATGAAACAACCCCACTTTTCCAGGTGCTACAATTGGCAGTGTGGTTGTTTTACCGGTAACTGGTATCCTATGTGACAGCAGTTTCCTGGGAGGATGGCCCTCTGCTTTCTATGTCTTTGGTATTACTTAATTattatgtattgtatatcaaataaaaatgttgaGTATTCCctctgattaaaaaaaaatggaacaaAATATTTCcgtcatttgattttttttaaacgccaagtaaaaataattattattttacaaatgacATCGATATCGAGATACAAATTACCAATAACTCAAATTATAAAGAAACACATTGTCTTTTCTTTGTctaatatattgtatttccttAACATTCAGTGAACTTTAACATGAGTAACATGACAAGTGACGATGTATTTATTACACAACCTATTTGTTATAAGGTGGCGTATCAGTTTTGTGGTTTATATTCTGGCACTTTTTGATTTATGAGACCCCTTCCGATCATCCGAGGATAACAGCAGCCGAGGAAATTTACATTGAAAGTACAGCGTCTGAAAAGAAAGCAAGgtaatttcaaaatacaaaattaaaaacattcctcgacagtttctgaaaaaaatgaatactaACAAACCTGAAACAACAAAAGTTAGTTTAATCAATAATAAGATGTAATCATAATCGGAGCTTTCTGCTACATCTATAAAAATCCTTCCGATATTTACTTGCTAATTTTGCTCACATTCAAACTACTTACCTTGGTGTACTTTCAATtagaaaattgatataaaatgacCTAAATTGTAGTCTGTAGATTGGATGGATATTTCACATCATAGCTTCATAGAATCTTACTCTGAACTTGATCGTGTGCTCTTGTTGTTTTACATAGGTAagtcttgttttttttttttgtttttttttgtccgTCAAATGCAAAACGCGCATATGAAGTATTTAttgaaataagtaaataaaatgatatgattTATTAACCTCTTTTCTCACTATTGTGTATGATTTCGTTGCCCTGTCAGTATTCGCcatgtttcaattttttttttacatttaagaaATACCCAACTCCCTGGAAAGCGATATTTACATCTTCTGCAATGTGGGCGATCCTTCTCCTGAACTTGCTACAGGGCTGGGGCAGATATATCACGAACATGTCGCTCCCGCTGTACATGAACAAAATACAGAAGTTTGatattacacaggtaaaatattatacatgttatattCATATGTACATTAACAAAATACAGAAGTTTGATatattacacaggtaaaatattatacatattatattcatataCATGAACAAAATACAGAAGTTTGATatattacacaggtaaaatattatacatatcatatctatatacatgAACAAAATGCAGAAGTTTGAtataacacaagtaaattattatttaatgatGCGATTAAATACCATCATCcaattatattttgtacaatatCATAAAGCTTGCAATACCTTTAAAAGTCACCAGTATTAAAAGGACAACATTTACGTAATTAAGACAAGCACAGAAAACCGATGTATGCTCTTGTTACTCCTATATTTTGTTccaatttatatattaatccTAGCCTGACTATAATTACtctataaaatatcatttgtcgtTAATATGTTCGTAGGACGGACTACTGATGGCTATCCCCAATGTCCTGGCGTGGATAACAAGTGTATTTGGGAGTCGCCTAGCAGACACTATCAGGAATAGACAGTATTTATCAACAACAGTCGTACGAAAGCTGTTCACCGCTTTAGGTAGTTCAATTCCTGTCAACCTTTCTTtagaaatataatgatataatctGGTTAATGTACGATGTACTGTCAACAGAACTTATACAGATAGAACAGAGAAAACCTTCGGTCATCAATATTTTACTCTATAGCATAACTAGGCCTCTTCATACCAGACAGGTGGTGTTAAGTAAATACATGGTATATTGACAAGGAAATGGTATATACGCAGATATTCTTTTACGTTTGTGTTTGAATTTTACGTGCGTTGGCCAGCAAGTGTCATTACACTTCtgtaattacattatttatCCACATACTATATAAGAATCCTAAATTTACTGAACGATAATGAATCTGCATCCTAATGTAATTCATATAAATTGTCCTTTGggtacatatacattgtatacataatgtataacaGTTTTTTAACGGTGTCGTTATATATCAATAGTTTATTTATCACGATGacaatatcatttaattttataatagtCCAGTGCTGCTGTCTGTAGAGTGTTTAAACGATACATGATCTACTAATAAGTGTATAGAAATTTTTATCCTTAAACAGAAATTTCGAAAGGGGCGGTAATACTTATAAGTacagattatttttatttgctcGTGATTTTTAGGAGTTGTACCCGCTGCGTTGTGTTTGTCATTGATACAACTAGCTGGATGTGAACATCTGTATGTGGTTGCGTTGATCGTCATCGGAAATGGGATGGCAGGATTCTATCAAGTGGGATTAGCCGTCAACATATTAGATATTGGTTTTAACTTCTCAGGTAGGGATTTCATCACCTAAAATAATATTACTGGTTTAATCGCAATTAACATGCGGTACGTGTTTAAAGTCATAGTATCATAAATTTATCTTATTTAGAAGGATAGTTAAATTAgtgttatattaaatatttacaggtATACTGATGGGCTTAGCTAACTTTGCAAGTAATGTCCCtggaattatctccccttactttGTTGGATTAATGACAAACAACAATGTAAGTAATGTTTTTCTCAGGTGATCACAACTGTATAACCATTTAATGTTAAACCCCTTTTTATATAAATGCCTactttcaaatacatgtatttagctGTATCTATAATTTTAACTAATACGCCTAAAATCTTTTAGAAATGTATGTAATAATTCATATTAAGTCTTGGATATTCAATACTCACCAATGAAAATGTTGTATATCATAAGCCTCAAACTACGCTCAACAGAACAGGTTTATTGTTCTTTGTAATTTGTTTTGCAAATATTGTTTGCTTGTTATTCcacattgttgtttttttttcaaaaagacgTTTAAATTTAGGTTATTGacgtttttaaaatatttttttttaaatagttaaagtaatttcttatttttgtgttctcggtcttaaacaaacacatcatTTACAACTGTATTTCTGCAAAGAAAATTACATACAAAAAAGAATGATTCTACCATTAAACCATACAGTCAACACACCTTTAATAGTTTTGTTTTCTGACCAGGACACTATGTCGCAGTGGACGACGATATTCTATGTGTCTATGGCAGCCTATGCATTAGGTTTGGTGATATTCCTGTTGTTCGCCAAAGGGGAGGAGGAACCATGGAACAGACCGCCTGAAGACAACAGTGATAATTTTATAACTATACAAAAGTCACCTGTCACTGGTGATACATCGACGCAAGTAAAATACGCTGACTAGTACGGATTTTAACATAAACATCGTCTAAAGTAAAATACACGGACTCGTACAGATTTTAACGTAGACATCGACTAACTTAAAATACACGGACTCGTACGGATTTTAACATAAACATCGTCTAACTTAAAATTCACGGACTCGTGCGGATTTTAGCATTTACTAAAGTAAAATACGCTGACTCGTACGGATTTTAACATAAATATCgtctaaaataaaatacacGGACTCGTACAGATTTTAACATAAACATCGACTAACTTAAAATACACGGACTCGTACGGATTTTAACATAAACATCGACTAACTTAAAATACAGGGACTCGTGCGGATTTTAACATAGACATCGTCTAACTTGAAATACACGGACTCGTACGAATTTTAACATAGACATTTACTAAAGTAAAAAACGCTGACTCGTACAGATTTTTTACATAGACATCgtctaaaataaaatacacGGACTCAGACagattttaacataaaaatcgTCTAAAGTAACATATACGCACTCGTACGGATTTTAACATAGACATCGACTAACTTAAAATACACGGACTCGTACGGATTTTAACATAAACATCGTCTAACTTAAAATACACGGACTCGTACGGATTTTAACATAAACATCGACTAACTTAAAATACACGGACTCGTACGGATTTTAACATAAACATCGTCTAACTTAAAATACACGGACTCGTACGGATTTTAACATAAACATCGTCTAACTTGAAATACACGGACTCGTACGGATTTTAACATAAACATCGTCTAAAGTAAAATACACGGACTCGTACAGATTTTAACATAGACATCGACTAACTTAAAATACACGGACTTGTACGGATTTTAACATAAACATCGTCTGAAGTAAAATACACGGACTCATACGGATTTTAACATAGACATCGACTAAAGTGAAATACGCGGACTCGTACGGAATTAACATAGACATATATTAAAGTAAGCTACTGTTGACGAATGTGGCCAATGAGGGCAAAGCTTTAGATTTCAGCAATGGATGAGTAATCAACGTGTGTATTGATCCAGGCTTttaaagagattttttttcaggtTGATTGTTTATGGAATAGTCACTAACATGAAGATATTTTAGAACAACATTATCAAATACCACGTGTACGTCATTATTTCCATGACCAACGTTCGTtacttaattataataaaacaaacgcACAACTTTGACCTTTTAAAACTTCTTTGTAGTATTATTACCTAATAAACTTGGAATTTGTTTGATGCTATTGTTATGGGATTTATTCCTTATCCGTTTAGTCTAGTCCCAAGTACTGTCTTTTCAGTAACATTAATTATATTCTTAGCATTCTCGTATGAACTAATTGTTATTACACTTCGATGTATGACATCATTTCTCCTCATATTGACTTTTACCTCATTTCCTATGATATATTCCTGTATGGTCTTGTCAgattataaaataacaatggtTTAAACTTGAGACTTTacctaaataatgaaaatattcaagTTTTATAAGATGAAATGAGACATTATAACGTTTAGATACTGCAAATATCATGTTCTTGTTATGGTTGAAAAAATCCATTCAAAAAGTTATGTACCACATTACCAATTGCCATATAACTCAAACTCACGTTCCTGGGATACCTTCCCCTGCGAGATGTTgttgaataattcatgaacattcatgaataaaattcatgaatattcctcaattattcataaatattttcatgcaattcatgaacttaaaagTTCATGAATAATTTAGGGGAAAATATTCCATGAACATTCATTAATCCTTTCATTCATAAATTCATGAACGTTCATGAATAATATAACAAcccattcatgaaaattcataaaaagatCTAGAATATTTaaggaatattcatgaactaAAAACCATCATGAATGATTATGAATGTTTATTCATGACAATTCATGAGTTATTCATGAACTACAACTCGCAGCAGTATGCACAAACAATTcctgaatattcatgaaacttcatgaactgaaaaaattcatgaatattcatgaacttcaGTCGTGTTCATGAAGTTTATGAATGCAAGTTGAAGTAAGTGGAGTCTGAATTTCATGAACTCTATATTGGGGatccaaaattgaaattttctatcaaGCCAATGACAATACTATTGGGATCAATTCAATATTGACGAAACAAATTCTTATGCTAATAGgtataatatacataatatataacatcagaagaGTTTAACATGAAACCATCAACAGTTTACTGTgttcataaaatgttcataCTCTCACAGATAAGTGctattaaaatttgttttcagtGATACGCagcaatcaatttcataatacattcgAAGTTATGaccaaaataaacctatagTTGTAAAGCATGATAGTTAATATGGCCAATTTGATTAAATAGCAATTGACAAAATTCcagaaacaaatatatatgcatatttgcTATAGCAATATCAGTGTGTAACAATTTCATGTTAAAAAAGAACTgcagataaatcaaaacttactgaAAAGTGTTCATCTGTGCTTACAGAAATTCAGAAATGGAATAATTTGCTCACTAATGTGTCAAATCTTCCATTTTAAGATGAATAATGTTTCCCCTTCCACACGCCAGCAGatacagcagccattttggattgcgactgttttggcgggaaatgcATATATAAGTCGTGTGATTTTGAATGTGGTCATGTGACAGGTCATGTGACTTCAGTGGATATTCATTAagtttcatcaaaatgaatgtAATAGCAAGAATAATTCATGGAGTTTTAtacataactgatattcattaaaattctcaaaaatgaatgaaacattttcttttattttcaggaattttaatgaatatcagtcaGGCATAAAAGTCATGCATAATTTTTGACACAATCATTatgaacaatcatgaatgtttatGGATTCTAAAAACTTTAGAAGAGTTCATGAgagtcatttgatgaatattcatgaacttttttttcatgaaccacAATCTGCTGATATTCTTAAAAGTAAAGttcatgaatcattcatgaatattcatgatgtcatgaataCCATCTCGCAGGGGTGCTA from Argopecten irradians isolate NY chromosome 15, Ai_NY, whole genome shotgun sequence encodes:
- the LOC138308739 gene encoding sialin-like, giving the protein MSTLLVTGIDLRKRHISLKSPNPRTSFTSDTVRTQKIGKKAAVDIEDDDTQELSDDDDVDDVKQQRRDDTEHESYSSMESYGTRHTFTILSFLGYFNLYTMRFNISVAIVSMANHTDPKSDLNTTVNDVCPGPNLNKTTSTTYQAAAFDWDESTQGLILSSFSYGYVATQILGGFLATKIGGKHIFGYGVLVTAILSLVTPVVAGVGTWALIALRVIEGLAEGMTFPAIFAMQGKWTPEMERSFLPIISSSGATIGSVVVLPVTGILCDSSFLGGWPSAFYVFGGVSVLWFIFWHFLIYETPSDHPRITAAEEIYIESTASEKKASFIESYSELDRVLLLFYIEIPNSLESDIYIFCNVGDPSPELATGLGQIYHEHVAPAVHEQNTEV